From Natronospira bacteriovora, one genomic window encodes:
- the hisI gene encoding phosphoribosyl-AMP cyclohydrolase, giving the protein MAWLDAVAFDENGLVAAIAQDADSGDVLMLAWMNRAALAETARLGEAVYFSRSRQRLWHKGERSGHVQKVESIRLDCDGDAVLLSIRQHGGIACHTGRRRCLFRQLVNGQWQTTDPVLKNPGDIYGQ; this is encoded by the coding sequence ATGGCCTGGCTGGATGCGGTGGCTTTCGATGAGAACGGCCTGGTGGCCGCCATTGCACAGGATGCCGACAGTGGCGATGTGCTGATGCTGGCCTGGATGAATCGTGCCGCCTTGGCGGAAACGGCACGCCTGGGCGAGGCCGTCTATTTTTCCCGCTCCCGCCAGCGCCTGTGGCACAAGGGCGAGCGCTCCGGACATGTTCAGAAGGTGGAGTCCATTCGCCTGGATTGCGATGGTGATGCCGTGCTGCTGTCCATCCGGCAGCACGGGGGCATCGCCTGTCACACCGGGCGTCGGCGCTGCCTTTTCCGGCAGCTGGTGAACGGGCAGTGGCAGACCACCGACCCTGTTCTCAAGAACCCGGGTGATATTTATGGGCAATGA
- a CDS encoding phosphoribosyl-ATP diphosphatase translates to MGNETAESLLAALDRVIRERRNADPAHSYVASLLQDGPARISRKLGEEAVEAVIAGISEDDEALAAELADLWFHSLVLLASRGLDSTAVTSVLEQRFGLSGLEEKRRREN, encoded by the coding sequence ATGGGCAATGAAACGGCGGAATCCCTGCTGGCGGCACTTGACCGGGTCATTCGCGAACGTCGAAACGCGGATCCGGCACATTCCTACGTGGCGTCCCTGCTGCAGGACGGCCCGGCCCGCATCAGCCGCAAGCTGGGCGAGGAGGCCGTGGAAGCGGTGATCGCCGGCATCAGCGAGGACGATGAAGCCCTGGCGGCTGAACTGGCCGATCTCTGGTTCCACAGCCTGGTACTGCTGGCCAGTCGTGGCCTCGACTCCACGGCGGTCACGTCGGTGCTGGAACAACGCTTTGGCCTCTCCGGCCTGGAAGAAAAACGCCGTCGCGAAAACTGA
- the tatA gene encoding twin-arginine translocase TatA/TatE family subunit has product MGIGGIGIWQLLIILAIVILLFGTKRLRNIGQDLGNAVRGFRSAVKDGDQQEPEEEETSERLNQKDGSEDADFGKDRQNDEHKS; this is encoded by the coding sequence ATGGGCATCGGCGGCATCGGTATCTGGCAGCTATTGATCATCCTGGCCATCGTTATCCTTCTGTTCGGCACCAAGCGGCTGCGCAATATCGGCCAGGATCTTGGCAATGCGGTTCGGGGCTTTCGCTCTGCCGTGAAAGACGGCGATCAGCAAGAGCCGGAAGAAGAGGAAACCTCCGAGCGCCTGAACCAGAAGGACGGCAGCGAGGATGCCGACTTCGGCAAGGATCGTCAGAACGACGAACACAAGTCCTGA
- a CDS encoding Sec-independent protein translocase subunit TatA/TatB yields MGIWEILLIALVILVVAGPERLPVIMRSIGSWVGRGRATLQGIQAELEREGEELRRGVNTDQDGKDAEGREKERD; encoded by the coding sequence ATGGGCATCTGGGAAATCCTGCTCATCGCCCTGGTCATCCTGGTGGTGGCCGGTCCGGAACGGTTGCCGGTGATCATGCGCAGCATCGGCAGCTGGGTGGGGCGCGGTCGCGCCACCCTGCAGGGCATTCAGGCCGAGCTGGAACGCGAGGGCGAGGAACTGCGGCGAGGCGTGAACACGGATCAGGACGGAAAGGATGCCGAGGGCAGGGAGAAGGAGCGTGACTGA
- the tatC gene encoding twin-arginine translocase subunit TatC: protein MTDQQTPLIDHLTELRNRLLRMIAAVLLAFVAIAPFARTLFTWLSEPLARHLPAESSLIATQVASPFLTPFKMALVAAIFLVIPYLLYQVWAFIAPGLYQREKRLVLPLMVASSLLFYLGAAFAWFVVLPLVFGFFVAVAPEGVAVMTDIHHYLNFVLSLFLAFGLAFQVPVATVLIVRAGLTTPAAMKTKRPYVLVGVFIVGMLLTPPDVISQTLLALPVYALFELGLVMAYWLVPGIREVEAQRGER from the coding sequence GTGACTGATCAGCAGACGCCCCTGATCGATCACCTCACCGAGCTGCGCAACCGCCTTCTGCGCATGATCGCGGCGGTGCTGCTGGCCTTCGTGGCCATTGCCCCATTTGCCCGCACGCTGTTCACCTGGCTGTCGGAGCCACTGGCCCGCCACCTGCCGGCGGAAAGCAGCCTGATTGCCACCCAGGTCGCCTCGCCCTTCCTGACCCCCTTCAAGATGGCGCTGGTGGCCGCCATATTCCTGGTCATCCCCTATCTGCTTTACCAGGTCTGGGCCTTCATCGCGCCGGGCCTGTATCAGCGCGAGAAGCGGCTGGTGCTGCCGCTGATGGTGGCCAGCAGCCTGCTCTTCTATCTGGGCGCCGCCTTCGCCTGGTTCGTGGTGCTGCCGCTGGTGTTCGGCTTTTTCGTCGCCGTGGCCCCGGAAGGGGTGGCGGTGATGACCGACATCCACCATTACCTGAATTTCGTTCTCAGCCTGTTCCTGGCCTTCGGCCTGGCCTTTCAGGTTCCGGTGGCAACCGTGCTGATCGTTCGCGCGGGCCTGACCACACCGGCGGCCATGAAGACCAAACGCCCCTATGTGCTGGTGGGTGTATTCATCGTGGGCATGCTGCTGACACCGCCGGACGTCATCTCCCAGACGCTGCTGGCCCTGCCGGTATACGCCCTGTTCGAACTGGGGCTGGTCATGGCCTACTGGCTGGTGCCGGGCATTCGCGAAGTGGAGGCCCAACGCGGCGAGCGTTGA
- a CDS encoding EamA family transporter → MASDWKIRLGLIASFVLICLIWGSTFMAIRIGVQDLPPWLMAGTRFLLAGGLLAAVAFLAGQRPGTRSDWVTATVMAILMVAVGNGFVTWAEQWVPSNKAALLITTGAMWITLFGAIGAKGHRITLRIGTGLVVGFSGAIMMLAPENGLDTGYLWAQIVILISSVGWAIGTTYRRNVRVSTGPLMFAAMQMGLGGLLLTVVGLLNGEWGQWQWTLPGTLAWLYLTIFGSCIAYAFYVWLIDRTTPARLGATAYIVPAIATVMGWLFLGEALEGIQFIGVFVIILGVVLVTAPASRRRGRAAETAIDDDGMKRP, encoded by the coding sequence ATGGCCAGCGACTGGAAAATACGCCTGGGCCTGATCGCCAGCTTTGTGCTGATCTGCCTGATCTGGGGCTCCACCTTCATGGCCATCCGCATCGGGGTTCAGGATCTGCCGCCCTGGCTCATGGCCGGCACCCGTTTTCTGCTGGCCGGTGGCCTGCTCGCAGCGGTGGCCTTCCTGGCCGGCCAGCGACCCGGTACCCGTTCGGACTGGGTCACGGCCACCGTCATGGCGATTCTGATGGTGGCGGTGGGCAACGGCTTCGTCACCTGGGCCGAGCAATGGGTGCCATCCAACAAGGCCGCCCTGCTGATCACCACCGGCGCCATGTGGATCACCCTCTTCGGTGCCATTGGCGCCAAGGGGCACCGGATTACCCTGCGAATCGGTACCGGCCTGGTGGTGGGCTTCAGCGGGGCGATCATGATGCTGGCACCCGAGAACGGCCTGGATACCGGCTATCTGTGGGCGCAGATCGTGATCCTCATTTCCTCCGTCGGCTGGGCCATTGGCACCACCTATCGGCGCAATGTACGAGTGAGTACCGGCCCACTGATGTTCGCGGCCATGCAGATGGGGCTGGGGGGCCTTCTGCTGACCGTGGTGGGCCTGCTCAATGGAGAATGGGGGCAGTGGCAATGGACCCTGCCGGGAACCCTGGCCTGGCTGTATCTGACGATCTTTGGCTCCTGCATTGCCTACGCCTTCTATGTCTGGTTGATCGACCGCACCACCCCGGCCCGCCTCGGTGCCACGGCCTACATCGTCCCGGCCATTGCCACCGTCATGGGCTGGCTGTTTCTGGGCGAGGCACTGGAAGGCATCCAGTTCATCGGTGTCTTCGTGATCATCCTGGGCGTCGTACTGGTGACGGCACCGGCCAGCCGCCGACGGGGCCGCGCGGCCGAAACCGCCATTGACGATGACGGCATGAAACGACCCTGA
- a CDS encoding tetratricopeptide repeat protein — protein sequence MLDRLLTMLEKGQDNAMLRFSLGQEYARRDRHEEAARHFAEAVRQQPDYSAAWKGYGKALANQGALVESAEVYRRGIAVAEEKGDKQAAREMQVFLKRIEKNLS from the coding sequence ATGCTGGATCGTCTGCTCACCATGCTGGAGAAAGGTCAGGACAACGCCATGCTGCGTTTCAGCCTGGGGCAGGAGTATGCCCGCCGCGACCGTCACGAGGAAGCAGCCCGCCACTTCGCCGAAGCGGTACGACAGCAGCCGGATTATTCCGCTGCCTGGAAGGGGTATGGCAAGGCCCTGGCGAACCAGGGCGCGCTCGTGGAGTCAGCCGAGGTCTACCGCCGGGGCATCGCGGTGGCGGAAGAGAAAGGGGACAAGCAGGCTGCCCGGGAGATGCAGGTCTTTCTCAAGCGAATCGAAAAGAACCTTTCCTGA
- a CDS encoding LOG family protein, with protein MTERQRSRQRNDSSLTRESWKIFQIMAEFVEGFEKLSRIRPSVSIFGSARTPEDHPYYKLAEDIALSLSDAGFSVVTGGGPGIMGAANKGAFKGRAPSIGLNIDLPQEQAPNPDQDIELHFRHFFTRKVMFVKYASAYVVLPGGFGTLDELAEILTLVQTGKTRRIPIVLVGRDFWSGLIDWFQARLVGEGMISADDMSLFHVVETPDEVIDCIFEHYSTRRFEPSESEREVMLDL; from the coding sequence ATCACGGAACGCCAGCGCAGTCGGCAGCGCAATGACAGCAGTCTGACCCGCGAGTCCTGGAAGATCTTTCAGATCATGGCCGAGTTCGTCGAGGGCTTCGAAAAGCTTTCCCGCATTCGCCCCTCGGTCAGCATCTTCGGCTCGGCACGCACACCGGAGGATCACCCCTATTACAAGCTCGCCGAGGACATTGCCCTGAGCTTGTCCGATGCCGGCTTCTCGGTGGTGACCGGCGGTGGCCCGGGCATCATGGGCGCGGCGAACAAGGGCGCCTTCAAGGGCCGGGCACCCTCCATCGGGCTCAATATCGACCTGCCCCAGGAGCAGGCGCCGAACCCGGATCAGGACATCGAACTCCATTTCCGGCATTTCTTCACCCGCAAGGTGATGTTCGTGAAATACGCCTCGGCCTACGTGGTGCTGCCCGGGGGCTTCGGCACCCTGGACGAGCTGGCGGAAATTCTGACCCTGGTTCAGACCGGCAAGACACGACGTATCCCCATCGTGCTGGTGGGCCGGGACTTCTGGAGCGGCCTGATCGACTGGTTCCAGGCGCGTCTCGTGGGTGAGGGCATGATCTCGGCCGATGACATGAGTCTCTTCCACGTGGTGGAAACACCGGATGAAGTGATTGACTGCATCTTCGAACACTACAGCACCCGCCGTTTCGAACCCTCGGAATCGGAACGGGAAGTGATGCTGGACCTTTGA
- a CDS encoding putative signal transducing protein, with the protein MDYETVASFRNSLEAEVAKGRLEAEGIPVILAGIGLGPLTGFFNPRSNDVRLQVPAEHLEEARTILNTDWSADVDAQWDKGGD; encoded by the coding sequence ATGGACTACGAGACCGTTGCCAGCTTCCGCAATAGCCTGGAAGCGGAAGTGGCCAAGGGGCGTCTTGAAGCGGAAGGGATCCCGGTGATTCTGGCCGGCATCGGCCTCGGGCCCCTGACCGGCTTCTTCAACCCGCGCAGCAATGACGTTCGCCTCCAGGTCCCTGCCGAACATCTGGAAGAAGCCCGCACCATTCTGAACACCGATTGGTCAGCGGATGTGGATGCGCAGTGGGACAAGGGTGGGGATTGA